The nucleotide sequence CAATGAATCGCAGTTTTTTTAGCGCCGATATCGATAAGGTGCAAGCGGCTTTGCAGCAATTGCCTTGGGTCTATGAAGCCTCAGTGCGACGTGAGTGGCCGGCGAAATTAAAAGTGTATCTGCAGGAGCAACATCCTGTGGCGCACTGGAATGGTGATGATTGGTTGAATGTCCATGGACAAGTGTTCGCGGCGCCTGCTAAGCCAGAAATTGGGCCATTACCAAGATTGGCGGGGCCAGAAAACATGGCCGCTGAAGTATTAACGAGTTATCAGCAATTACAACGACTATTGGCGAACAATGGTTTTAGCTTGAGCCAATTAACTGTGAGCCCGCGCCACGCTTGGGAAGCGCAGTTAAACAATGGCATTATTTTGGCTTTGGGCCGTGAAGATAAGATGACTCGCGTGCAGCGATTTATTGACGTTTATCCCATGTTGACTCAAGTCGATAAGACGGTTGACCGCATTGATTTACGTTATGACACAGGTCTAGCCGTAGGTTGGAAAGAGACGCAAATAGAGAGCCGTTAACGAATGACAAAGAATCCAGAAAGAAATCTTATCGTTGGCTTAGATATCGGGACTTCTAAGGTCGCGGTAGTGATAGGTGAAGTCTTGCCAGATGGTGAAATCAGCATCATAGGCCTTGGCAATCATCCGTCGCGCGGCATGGACAAGGGCGGGGTGAATGACCTCGACTCTATCGTTAAGAGTGTTCAGCGTGCATTAGATCAAGCCGAATTGATGGCAGATTGCCAAGTGTCATCTGTTTATCTCAGTATTTCTGGCAAACATATCGATTGTCAAAATGAAAACGGTATGGTGTCGATTAACGATGAAGAAGTGACGCAAGAAGACGTTGATAACGTGATTCATACGGCGCGCTCAGTAAAAATCCCCACCGAACGGCGGATTTTGCATGTGTTACCACAAGAATATGCCATCGATATTCAAGAAGGTATTCGCAGCCCTATAGGCATGTCAGGCATGCGTATGGAAGCTAAGGTTCACATAGTGACTTGTGCCAACGACATGGCCAAGAACATCACTAAGAGTGTGGAACGCTGCGGCCTGAAGGTCGATGACTTAGTGTTTTCAGGGATAGCCTCGGCAGATGCCGTGCTGACCAATGATGAGAAAGATTTAGGTGTGTGCTTGGTGGATATTGGTGGTGGTACCACAGATATCGCCGTGTACACCAATGGTGCTTTACGTCACTGTGCTGTGGTGCCTGTGGCAGGTAACCAGGTCAGTAGTGATATTGCCAAGATATTTAGAACGCCATTGGCGCACGCTGAGCACATTAAAGTGCAGCATGCCTGCGCTCGCAGTTCAGCGGTGAGCCGTGAAGACAGTATTGATGTGCCATCGGTTGGCGGCAGACCGTCGCGAACTATGTCACGTCATACACTGGCTGAAGTGGTCGAGCCTAGATATCAAGAGTTGTTTGAGCTGATCCTCAAGCAACTGCGCGACGCGGGTCTTGATGACCAAATCGCCGCCGGCATAGTGCTCACGGGCGGCACGGCATCGATTGAAGGTGCCGTGGATGTTGCTGAAGCCACTTTTGGTATGCCGGTAAGAGTAGCTTTGCCGCTACCAGTGAAAGGATTATTTGAACGTGTTGAACAACCTGTTTACTCCACTGGGGTTGGGTTGCTTCATTACGGCGCAAGACGGGTGCTGGAACGTCAGTTCGAGCGGCCGCAACGACAAGGGGTAACCAGTCTTTGGAATCGGGTACAAAGCTGGTTTAAAGGCGAGTTCTAAACGCAGACAACACGGAGAACAGACTATGTTCGAGATTATGGAAACGCACTCAGATGAGGCGGTGATCAAGGTCATCGGTGTGGGCGGTGGCGGTGGTAATGCCGTTGAGCATATGGTTAGGCACAATATTGAAGGTGTTGAGTTCATTGCAACTAACACTGATGCACAAGCACTGCGTAAATCACAAGCAGGCTCGACTATTCAATTAGGTCGCGATGTGACTAAAGGGCTTGGCGCTGGCGCTAACCCTGAAATTGGTCGCTTAGCGGCTGAAGAAGACAAAGAAAACATTCGCGCAGCCATTAAAGGTTGCGACATGATTTTCATCGCTGCCGGTATGGGTGGCGGGACTGGTACTGGCGCGGCGCCAGTAGTAGCGCAGATTGCTCGCGAAGAAGGTATTTTAACGGTTGCGGTAGTGACTAAGCCTTTCCCGTTTGAAGGCAAAAAGCGCATGATTTATGCTGAGCAAGGTATTGCTGAGCTTGCCAAGCACGTTGACTCATTAATCACTATTCCTAACGAAAAGTTATTGAAAGTGCTGGGCCGCGGTACTTCCCTGCTGGATGCGTTTGCTGCAGCCAATAATGTGTTATTAGGCGCGGTGCAAGGTATTGCCGAGCTAATTACTCGCCCAGGCTTAATCAACGTCGACTTTGCTGACGTTAGAACGGTTATGTCAGAAATGGGTAACGCCATGATGGGTACGGGTGTAGCTCGTGGTGATGATCGCGCTGAAGAGGCGGCAGAAGCTGCTGTTGCCAGCCCATTACTGGAAGATATCGACTTAGCTGGTGCTCGTGGCATTCTGGTGAACATTACTGCCGGTTTAGACATGACTATCGAAGAGTTTGAAACTGTTGGTAATCACGTTAAAGCTTATGCGTCTGATAATGCAACCGTAGTTGTGGGCGCGGTTATCGACCCAGAAATGAGCGATGAGCTGCGTGTAACTGTTGTTGCTACTGGTATTGGCGCTGAAAAGAAGCCTGATATCCAATTAGTGACTAAGCCTGCTGCGCGCCCTGAGCCTGTGGTTGTTGCGCAGCCTGAGCCAAGAGTAGAGTTCATTAATGAATCTACACCTATGACTGCCACGAATCCTGGTCATAGTGGCCAAGTGGCTAGCTCTCGCAATGCCAATGCCGCCACTAATCCAGCGCCAGTTAATCGTAATGAGCTTGATTATTTAGATATTCCAGCATTCTTACGTAAGCAAGCGGATTAAGAGTGGGCTAAGCCGGCTGTGATAGACAATGGAGTGGGCGCGTCAGCATCTTGCTGTGGGTGATAATTGAGCAATTTTTGCCAATTTGAATACTTGTGGTAAGATATCTGACCAGTTGCGCTGTGCGTGACTGACGCGCGCAATAATTGCCGAATATTAGTAGCAACAAAGTACGGGTAACATAATGATCTTCCAAAGAACTGTGCAAAAAATGGTGAAAACGACCGGAGTTGGCCTGCATTCGGGCAACAAGGTTACGTTAGCCATCAAACCCGCGCCGGTGAATTCGGGTATCAAATTAGTTCGTACTGATTTAGTGCCTGCCGTGGTTATTCCTGCGCTGGCCGATCAAGTGCGTGAAACGACTATGTGTACCGCTTTGGTAAACGATGCCGGTGTCCGCATTTCTACTATTGAGCATTTATTTGCGGCGTTAGCTGGCCTTGGTATCGATAACGCTATTATCGAAGTCGATGCTCCTGAAATCCCTATCATGGATGGCAGTGCTAGCCCATTTGTATTCTTGCTGCAAAGCGCTGGCATTGCTCAGCAAAGTGCACTGAAGAAATACATGCGTATTAAGAAAACGGTACGTGTTGAAGATGGCGACAAGTGGGCGGAACTGCGTCCATTTAATGGTTTCAGAGTGAATTTCAGCATTGATTTTGCTCATCCAGAAATCGCCCGTAGTCAACAACACATGATGTTAGATTTCTCTTCTTCTGCGTTTATTAAAGAAATCAGTCGTGCTCGTACCTTCGGCTTTATGCGCGATATTGAATATCTGCGAGCCAATAATTTAGCACTAGGTGGCAGCATGGAAAATGCTGTAGTGCTTGATGAATATCGTGTTCTCAACCCCGACGGTCTGCGTTATGAGGATGAGTTCATTAAGCATAAGATCTTAGATGCGTTTGGTGATTTGTATGTGTGTGGTCACGCATTAGTGGGCGAGTTTGCGGCTCATAAGACTGGCCATGCCTTAAATAACCAATTGGTTCGAGCGGTATTAGCCCAAGCGGATGCTTGGGACTTAGTGAGCTTTGAGCAAGAAGCTGATGTCCCAGTCAGCTTTACAGTGCCAGGATGGGCGGGTTCGTTCGCCTAATCCTCTGACGATTGCCGACGACGGCTGGCCAATGCAGCCAGCCGTTTTAGTTTCTGCCCCAATTCACCACCGGCTTGATCGGCTAGCGCATCGAGATGATGTGCAGTAGTTTCGCTGATTTGGCGGTTATTAGCCTTAGGTTCAGTCTTACTTACCGCAAGCCCTGGGTTGACTTTAACTTCAATTGCAGTAAGCATGGGCAAAGTGTGTAGTTGGAGTTGTTGCAGAAGTCGAGCTTTCTGGAAATTTATCCGGGTAGCCCAGATGGCTGCAGAGGTTTCTAGCACTAGGACGTTATTACGAAGATTAGCAACTTTCAGCTGATCGACGACGGGACCCGATACCAACTGTTTTAATTCATTATTCAGTTGGTTTAACAGTTCCGCTTTCTCGGCAATTTCAGGTAATTGGCCATTGGCATGTAACAATTGGCACAGATCCTGAGGTAGCTTTTTCATATGATCGTTAAGTTGCTGAGTGAAGTTATGAGTGTAACAGTTTTTATTCAACGCCGAAAAGGTGTTAGCCGGTGGCAGCCGAGTAAACAGTGGTTGCTCTTGCCAATATTCATGATCGCGACAGGTGCGGGAGTCTACCAGCACACGTCTGATCAATTTAAATCACAGCAACACAGTGTCGAATCTGAAAAGTTAGCTCGTGAAGCCCAAGAGCAAAAAGTGCTCGAATTAAAAAATGCTACCGATATGCAGTTAGCCACCTTGGCGCAGCATGTCGCCTTGATGCAGGCTAAGTTGACTCGCCTTGAGGCTCTGGGTCAGCAGCTGGCAGAAGATAATCAATTATCTGAGCAATTCGACTTTACCAGTCAAGTCGGTGTCGGTGGTTTGTCCGGTGTGGGTGAGCAAGTGACCTTAACTGAGCTGATTGCTGAAATAGATTTAATGACGCAACGTCTCGAAATCAACAATCAACAACTGCCGCTACTTGAAACTGTCGCTTCTAATCTCAATATAGGTACAGAGAGGTATATTTCAGGGCGTCCGATCGAAAAAGGTTGGTTGTCATCTCCCTATGGTACTCGTAACGATCCCTTCAATGGGCGCAAGACGAGGCATAAAGGCATTGATTTTGCCGGTGCTGAAGGCTCTAACGTACTTGCCACTGCGGCAGGAGTTGTGACTTGGTCCGGTAATATGTTTGGCTACGGTAATGTGATTGAGATAGACCATGGTAATGGAATATCAACCCGTTATGGCCATAACAAAGATTTGTCAGTTTCCGTAGGTGATGTCGTGACCAAAGGCGAGACGATTGCCATTATGGGCAGCACAGGGCGTTCGACTGGACCGCATGTGCACTACGAGGTGTTACGCAATGGACAGCAGATAGACCCAACTAAGTATGTTCAGCGCAAACCTGTTTAATTAACATTTTGGCTTTCTCAATTTTGTGAAATCGGCCTTTAACAATAATAAGTGAATGTGATGTTTGGAAATTTACTGACAAAAGTCTTTGGTAGTCGTAACGATCGTACTTTAAAAGCGCTCAATAAAACTGTAACTAAAATCAATGCGCTAGAAGCTGATTATGAAAAATTAACCGATACAGAATTAACGGGTAAAACTGCAGAATTTCGTCAACGCCTAGAACAGGGCGAAAGCTTAGAAAGTATTACCGCAGAAGCCTTTGCCGTAGTGCGTGAAGCCTCAAAGCGTGTGTTTGAAATGCGTCACTTCGATGTGCAGTTACTGGGCGGCATGGTGCTTGATAGTAACCGGATTGCTGAAATGCGTACCGGTGAAGGTAAAACCTTAACCGCGACTTTGCCAGCTTACCTTAATGCCCTTAGCGGTAAAGGCGTGCACGTCATTACCGTCAACGATTACCTGGCTCGTCGTGATGCCGAAAACAACCGTCCACTGTTTGAATTCTTAGGCTTAAGTGTGGGTATTAACGTGGCAGGTCTTGGTCAACAGGACAAGAAAGAAGCCTACAACTCAGACATCACTTACGGTACTAACAACGAATTCGGTTTTGACTACCTGCGCGACAACATGGCATTTTCGCCAAACGATCGTGTGCAGCGTCCACTGAACTACGCCTTAATCGATGAAGTAGATTCTATTTTAATCGATGAAGCCCGTACGCCTTTGATCATCTCGGGTGCCGCTGAAGACAGTTCAGTGCTTTATACCAAGATGAATTTATTGATCCCACATTTGATCCAACAAGAAAAAGAAGACTCAGAAGAGTTTGTGGGTGAAGGCGATTACAGCATTGATGAAAAATCTAAGCAGGTGCATTTAACTGAGCGCGGCCAAGAGAAAGTCGAAGACTTGTTAACTCAGCACGGCATGTTGGCCGAAGGCGATTCACTTTATTCTGCGGCTAATATCTCTTTGTTGCATCACGTTAATGCCGCCTTGCGTGCACATACACTGTTTGAAAAAGACGTAGATTACGTAGTGCAGAATGGTGAAGTGATCATTGTTGATGAACACACTGGCCGTACTATGGTTGGTCGTCGTTGGTCTGAAGGTTTACACCAAGCGGTAGAAGCTAAAGAAGGTGTGAACATTCAAAATGAAAACCAAACCTTAGCGTC is from Shewanella sp. SNU WT4 and encodes:
- a CDS encoding cell division protein FtsQ/DivIB, with the translated sequence MSWKDKRQKLRTSLTKLDWYLISGLCFLGVVLVSLAISAMHLHKLLNDAEALPIESVIVDGERSFTSDQDIRLALQDTMNRSFFSADIDKVQAALQQLPWVYEASVRREWPAKLKVYLQEQHPVAHWNGDDWLNVHGQVFAAPAKPEIGPLPRLAGPENMAAEVLTSYQQLQRLLANNGFSLSQLTVSPRHAWEAQLNNGIILALGREDKMTRVQRFIDVYPMLTQVDKTVDRIDLRYDTGLAVGWKETQIESR
- the ftsA gene encoding cell division protein FtsA, with the protein product MTKNPERNLIVGLDIGTSKVAVVIGEVLPDGEISIIGLGNHPSRGMDKGGVNDLDSIVKSVQRALDQAELMADCQVSSVYLSISGKHIDCQNENGMVSINDEEVTQEDVDNVIHTARSVKIPTERRILHVLPQEYAIDIQEGIRSPIGMSGMRMEAKVHIVTCANDMAKNITKSVERCGLKVDDLVFSGIASADAVLTNDEKDLGVCLVDIGGGTTDIAVYTNGALRHCAVVPVAGNQVSSDIAKIFRTPLAHAEHIKVQHACARSSAVSREDSIDVPSVGGRPSRTMSRHTLAEVVEPRYQELFELILKQLRDAGLDDQIAAGIVLTGGTASIEGAVDVAEATFGMPVRVALPLPVKGLFERVEQPVYSTGVGLLHYGARRVLERQFERPQRQGVTSLWNRVQSWFKGEF
- the ftsZ gene encoding cell division protein FtsZ, whose product is MFEIMETHSDEAVIKVIGVGGGGGNAVEHMVRHNIEGVEFIATNTDAQALRKSQAGSTIQLGRDVTKGLGAGANPEIGRLAAEEDKENIRAAIKGCDMIFIAAGMGGGTGTGAAPVVAQIAREEGILTVAVVTKPFPFEGKKRMIYAEQGIAELAKHVDSLITIPNEKLLKVLGRGTSLLDAFAAANNVLLGAVQGIAELITRPGLINVDFADVRTVMSEMGNAMMGTGVARGDDRAEEAAEAAVASPLLEDIDLAGARGILVNITAGLDMTIEEFETVGNHVKAYASDNATVVVGAVIDPEMSDELRVTVVATGIGAEKKPDIQLVTKPAARPEPVVVAQPEPRVEFINESTPMTATNPGHSGQVASSRNANAATNPAPVNRNELDYLDIPAFLRKQAD
- the lpxC gene encoding UDP-3-O-acyl-N-acetylglucosamine deacetylase → MIFQRTVQKMVKTTGVGLHSGNKVTLAIKPAPVNSGIKLVRTDLVPAVVIPALADQVRETTMCTALVNDAGVRISTIEHLFAALAGLGIDNAIIEVDAPEIPIMDGSASPFVFLLQSAGIAQQSALKKYMRIKKTVRVEDGDKWAELRPFNGFRVNFSIDFAHPEIARSQQHMMLDFSSSAFIKEISRARTFGFMRDIEYLRANNLALGGSMENAVVLDEYRVLNPDGLRYEDEFIKHKILDAFGDLYVCGHALVGEFAAHKTGHALNNQLVRAVLAQADAWDLVSFEQEADVPVSFTVPGWAGSFA
- a CDS encoding DciA family protein; the protein is MKKLPQDLCQLLHANGQLPEIAEKAELLNQLNNELKQLVSGPVVDQLKVANLRNNVLVLETSAAIWATRINFQKARLLQQLQLHTLPMLTAIEVKVNPGLAVSKTEPKANNRQISETTAHHLDALADQAGGELGQKLKRLAALASRRRQSSED
- a CDS encoding M23 family metallopeptidase, giving the protein MSVTVFIQRRKGVSRWQPSKQWLLLPIFMIATGAGVYQHTSDQFKSQQHSVESEKLAREAQEQKVLELKNATDMQLATLAQHVALMQAKLTRLEALGQQLAEDNQLSEQFDFTSQVGVGGLSGVGEQVTLTELIAEIDLMTQRLEINNQQLPLLETVASNLNIGTERYISGRPIEKGWLSSPYGTRNDPFNGRKTRHKGIDFAGAEGSNVLATAAGVVTWSGNMFGYGNVIEIDHGNGISTRYGHNKDLSVSVGDVVTKGETIAIMGSTGRSTGPHVHYEVLRNGQQIDPTKYVQRKPV